Proteins encoded in a region of the Dorea longicatena genome:
- a CDS encoding carbohydrate ABC transporter permease: protein MKKKKKLRITPYFYLVPSLLIFAIFLFYPFVKTVYLSLFMTNKMGQAKLFVGLQNYVDLLTSESFRNSLKVTLIFVVIVVFGGMLLGLIAAVLCNKAFPGIRVFSTAYALPMAIASSSAAMIFQIMLHPAVGIVNKLLGLDINWLNDPHTALYCVAILTAWLNSGINFLYFSAGLGNIDETIYERASVDGASGVQQFFSLTLPGLSPIMFYTVVVNIIQAFQSFGQIKILTEGGPNESTNVIVYSIYRDAFFNYKFGSASAQSVILFVIIMLVTLVMFRIEKKGVNY from the coding sequence ATGAAAAAGAAAAAGAAATTGCGGATTACGCCATATTTCTATCTGGTACCCAGTCTTCTGATATTTGCCATATTTCTGTTCTATCCATTTGTGAAGACAGTTTACTTAAGTCTGTTTATGACAAATAAAATGGGACAGGCAAAGTTGTTCGTAGGACTTCAGAACTATGTGGATCTGCTGACTTCAGAGTCATTTAGAAATAGTTTGAAAGTAACGTTAATCTTTGTAGTGATCGTAGTATTCGGCGGAATGCTTCTGGGACTGATCGCAGCAGTACTGTGTAATAAGGCATTTCCGGGAATCCGGGTATTCAGTACGGCATATGCACTGCCGATGGCAATCGCATCAAGTTCGGCAGCCATGATATTCCAGATCATGCTTCATCCGGCAGTCGGAATTGTAAATAAGCTTCTGGGACTGGATATCAACTGGCTGAATGATCCGCACACAGCACTTTACTGTGTGGCAATCCTGACGGCATGGCTGAACAGTGGGATTAACTTCCTGTATTTTTCGGCAGGACTTGGAAATATTGACGAGACCATTTATGAAAGAGCATCCGTGGACGGGGCAAGCGGAGTACAGCAGTTCTTCAGCTTAACACTTCCGGGACTTTCACCGATCATGTTCTACACCGTAGTGGTAAATATTATTCAGGCTTTCCAGTCATTTGGACAGATCAAGATCCTGACAGAGGGCGGACCGAATGAATCGACCAATGTAATCGTATATTCCATTTACCGGGATGCGTTCTTCAATTATAAATTCGGAAGCGCATCTGCACAGTCAGTTATCTTATTTGTGATCATCATGCTGGTAACGCTGGTAATGTTCCGTATTGAAAAGAAGGGAGTGAATTATTAA
- a CDS encoding RNA polymerase sigma factor — MKCSVKKFSEMYEAAYRDLYRYALCLMKDPQEAEDAVSEAVVTAYENIHKLKKEEAFRSWIFTILTNKCKKKWKKVSKESPEREEEFPEQSTLPDYDLAIDVRRAFFVLSEEEQILVGLSVFGGYCSQEIGEMMKLNPNTVRSKRSRALRKMECVLDGYREHMMR; from the coding sequence ATGAAATGCAGTGTAAAGAAATTCTCGGAAATGTACGAGGCTGCCTACCGCGATCTGTACCGTTATGCACTGTGCCTGATGAAGGACCCGCAGGAAGCAGAAGATGCAGTAAGTGAAGCGGTCGTTACAGCTTACGAGAATATACATAAATTAAAAAAAGAAGAAGCATTCCGCAGCTGGATTTTTACGATTCTTACCAATAAATGTAAGAAGAAATGGAAGAAAGTTTCGAAAGAATCTCCGGAAAGAGAAGAAGAATTTCCAGAGCAGTCCACGTTACCGGATTATGATCTGGCGATTGATGTAAGGAGGGCTTTTTTCGTATTGTCTGAAGAGGAACAGATCTTAGTGGGTCTATCTGTATTCGGTGGATATTGCAGCCAGGAGATTGGAGAGATGATGAAACTGAATCCGAATACGGTGCGGTCGAAGCGCAGCCGGGCACTAAGGAAGATGGAATGTGTGCTGGACGGATACAGAGAACATATGATGCGGTAG
- a CDS encoding ABC transporter ATP-binding protein has translation MSEIALRNVCKQFDSEHYGVKDFNLDIHDKEFVIFVGPSGCGKSTTLRLIAGLEEITDGELWIDGKLCNYLEPKERDMSMVFQNYALYPNMTVYGNIAYSLKIRKVPKKEIDQKVRQVAKILEIDSLLDRKPVALSGGQKQRVAIGAAIIRQPKAFLMDEPLSNLDAKLRAQMRVELQKLHKELDTTIIYVTHDQTEAMTLGTKIVVMRDGLIQQVDTPQSIYDNPINKFVAGFVGSPSMNFIACDVYAEREKTALIFATTGPVKKVYLTGQNAEIIREKYNGKRVILGIRPEDIYEYEEAKAGGFEQNSVGVEETVVTREMLGAEVVLYFDEQHKTHAVRLQPSNQTKVGEKVKLYFDMDRAHVFDIETEENVLYRKGC, from the coding sequence ATGTCAGAAATTGCGTTGAGGAATGTCTGTAAGCAATTCGATTCAGAGCATTATGGAGTAAAGGACTTTAATCTGGACATTCATGATAAAGAGTTTGTGATTTTTGTTGGGCCTTCCGGATGTGGAAAGTCAACGACATTAAGATTGATAGCAGGTCTTGAAGAGATTACAGATGGTGAGTTATGGATTGATGGAAAACTCTGCAATTACCTGGAACCGAAAGAGAGGGATATGTCGATGGTATTTCAGAATTATGCATTATATCCGAATATGACGGTCTACGGAAATATTGCTTATTCACTGAAGATCCGGAAAGTACCAAAAAAGGAGATTGATCAGAAAGTCAGACAGGTGGCAAAGATCCTGGAGATTGATTCCCTGCTAGACCGTAAACCAGTTGCACTGTCCGGAGGGCAGAAGCAGAGAGTGGCGATCGGAGCGGCAATCATCCGACAGCCGAAAGCATTTCTGATGGATGAACCACTTTCCAATCTGGATGCCAAATTACGTGCCCAGATGCGTGTGGAACTTCAGAAATTACATAAAGAACTGGATACAACAATCATCTATGTTACGCATGACCAGACAGAAGCGATGACATTGGGAACAAAAATTGTGGTTATGAGAGACGGGCTGATCCAGCAGGTAGATACACCGCAGAGCATTTATGACAATCCAATCAACAAATTTGTAGCAGGATTTGTCGGTTCTCCGTCGATGAACTTTATCGCATGTGATGTGTATGCAGAAAGAGAGAAGACGGCATTGATTTTTGCAACAACCGGACCTGTGAAGAAGGTATATTTGACCGGACAGAATGCGGAAATCATCCGTGAAAAATACAATGGAAAACGAGTGATCTTAGGAATCCGCCCGGAAGACATCTATGAGTATGAAGAGGCAAAAGCCGGTGGGTTCGAGCAGAACAGTGTAGGCGTGGAAGAGACTGTTGTGACAAGAGAAATGCTTGGTGCAGAAGTGGTGCTGTATTTTGATGAGCAGCATAAAACACATGCGGTCAGATTGCAGCCATCCAACCAGACAAAGGTGGGAGAAAAGGTGAAGCTGTATTTTGATATGGACCGTGCCCATGTATTTGATATAGAGACAGAAGAAAATGTCTTGTACAGGAAAGGATGTTAA
- a CDS encoding carbohydrate ABC transporter permease has product MSQSESMAIPMEGRLSKSELLELKNKMNARALAKKRSRTALRLVANVVFAVLILLPLLYAISIAFMPSNELFTTDLNLLPKHPTLQNFKEAFTTVPLFRFIVNSFIMAGCITIGQIISCSLAAFAFSFLDFKGKGLLFAVVMATMMVPGEATIISNYLTVGNWGILDTYPVLIIPYLTSAMGIFLFRQFYMTFPMSLYESAKLDGCSNLRFIAKILIPLTKSAIGAMAVYTFINAWNMYMWPLLVTGSNNMRTVQIGISMLDSVDSQSITLMIAGVVMIIIPSISIFIIGQKQLIRGMFSGAVKG; this is encoded by the coding sequence ATGAGTCAGTCAGAAAGTATGGCAATTCCAATGGAGGGACGTTTATCAAAAAGCGAACTTCTGGAATTAAAGAATAAAATGAATGCCAGGGCACTTGCGAAAAAGAGAAGCCGTACAGCATTAAGACTTGTGGCAAATGTTGTATTTGCAGTATTGATTTTACTTCCACTTTTGTATGCAATAAGCATCGCATTTATGCCATCGAATGAATTATTTACAACAGATCTGAATCTGCTTCCAAAGCATCCGACATTACAGAATTTTAAAGAGGCATTTACAACGGTGCCGTTATTCCGGTTTATCGTGAACTCATTCATCATGGCAGGATGTATTACGATCGGGCAGATCATCTCATGCTCGCTGGCAGCATTTGCATTTTCATTCCTGGATTTTAAGGGAAAAGGATTATTATTCGCAGTCGTTATGGCAACGATGATGGTCCCTGGAGAAGCAACGATTATCTCCAATTATTTGACAGTAGGTAACTGGGGAATCCTGGACACTTATCCGGTACTGATTATTCCATACCTGACATCGGCAATGGGAATCTTCCTGTTTCGTCAGTTCTATATGACCTTCCCGATGTCTTTATATGAATCTGCAAAACTGGATGGATGCAGTAACTTAAGATTTATTGCCAAGATCCTAATTCCGCTTACCAAGTCGGCAATCGGGGCAATGGCAGTCTATACATTTATTAATGCATGGAACATGTATATGTGGCCATTACTGGTTACAGGTTCCAACAATATGAGAACGGTACAGATCGGTATCAGCATGCTGGACAGCGTAGATTCGCAGTCGATCACACTGATGATCGCGGGAGTTGTGATGATCATTATCCCGTCGATTTCCATCTTCATCATAGGTCAGAAACAGCTGATCAGAGGAATGTTCTCGGGAGCCGTAAAAGGCTAA
- a CDS encoding glycerophosphodiester phosphodiesterase, whose product MSNTKVFAHRGASGYAPENTLEAFALAIRQGADGIELDVQLSSDGIPVVIHDETIDRVTDKTGYVKDYTLQELKELTVLKDRFPAYNQSKIPTLKEVLEAVKPSGIQVNIELKTGIYWYPDIEKKVAEIVEETGMKDRIVYSSFNHYSVQRLKEIVPDAETAYLYSDVILNVGGYAKETNVDGLHPAVYHVKMADFLKEYKKSGLKVRVWTVNEETDMKELIEVGITAVITNYPDVAVRVRKESEN is encoded by the coding sequence TTGAGTAATACAAAAGTATTTGCGCACAGAGGTGCCAGCGGCTATGCTCCGGAAAACACACTGGAGGCATTTGCCCTGGCAATCAGACAGGGGGCGGACGGAATCGAGCTGGATGTACAATTATCCAGCGACGGAATTCCGGTTGTCATTCATGACGAGACAATCGACCGGGTGACAGATAAGACCGGTTATGTAAAAGATTATACACTTCAGGAATTAAAAGAACTGACTGTATTAAAGGATAGATTTCCTGCATACAACCAGTCAAAAATTCCGACATTAAAAGAAGTTTTGGAAGCAGTAAAACCATCCGGCATTCAGGTAAATATAGAATTAAAGACGGGAATTTACTGGTATCCGGATATTGAGAAAAAGGTTGCAGAGATTGTAGAAGAAACAGGAATGAAAGACCGGATCGTATACTCGTCTTTCAATCATTACAGTGTGCAGCGGCTGAAAGAAATCGTACCGGATGCAGAGACGGCGTATCTGTACAGCGACGTAATATTGAACGTGGGAGGATATGCCAAAGAGACAAACGTAGATGGTTTACATCCGGCGGTATATCATGTGAAGATGGCCGATTTCCTGAAAGAATATAAAAAGAGTGGTCTGAAGGTCCGTGTCTGGACTGTGAATGAAGAAACCGATATGAAAGAACTGATAGAAGTAGGCATAACTGCAGTGATCACAAATTATCCAGATGTGGCCGTCCGTGTCCGGAAAGAAAGTGAGAACTAA
- a CDS encoding ABC transporter substrate-binding protein: MKKKAVSLLLVAAMAAGMLAGCGNGKSSVSQNGSDGSKDSNEKVEMADAKDVDGTTITFWHSMGGVNGQAIDALVKKFNDENKYGIKVESQYQGEYDDSLNKLKSAQIGNMGADLVQVYEVGTRFMIESGWTVPMQEMIDADKYDVSQIEPNLSAYYTIDDKLYSMPFNSSTPIMYYNKDMFDKAGITDVPDSLEGIDKIGEQLMSKGGASEVMSLGIYGWFFEELIGKQGLNYANNGNGRDKTATAVEFDKNGAAKNILTEWQKLNKDGYAPIVGKGGDAGLADFSAGKSAITLGSTASLKQILQDVNGKFNVGTAYFPKVKESDKGGVSIGGASLWALDNKDPKKLRATWEFVKFLISPESQAYWNAQTGYFPVTTKSQDEQTFKDNIAQYPQFQTAIDQLHDSSPKYCGALLSVFPEARATVESEIESMLNGKEDVDTAVQKMSDTINKSIKDYNTVNN; encoded by the coding sequence ATGAAGAAAAAAGCAGTTTCATTATTGCTTGTGGCAGCAATGGCAGCCGGAATGCTGGCAGGATGTGGCAATGGAAAATCATCTGTGAGCCAGAATGGTTCCGACGGAAGTAAAGACAGCAATGAAAAAGTAGAAATGGCTGATGCAAAAGACGTAGATGGAACAACGATCACATTCTGGCATTCCATGGGTGGTGTTAACGGGCAGGCAATTGATGCGCTGGTAAAGAAGTTCAATGACGAGAACAAATATGGAATCAAAGTAGAGTCACAGTATCAGGGCGAGTATGATGATTCCCTGAATAAGTTAAAGAGTGCACAGATCGGTAACATGGGTGCAGATCTGGTGCAGGTATATGAAGTTGGTACACGATTTATGATCGAATCCGGATGGACCGTTCCGATGCAGGAAATGATCGATGCAGATAAATATGATGTGTCTCAGATCGAACCAAACTTGTCAGCATATTATACAATTGATGATAAATTATATTCTATGCCATTTAATTCCTCTACACCGATCATGTATTATAATAAAGACATGTTCGACAAAGCAGGAATCACGGATGTACCTGACAGTCTGGAAGGAATTGATAAGATTGGTGAACAGCTGATGTCAAAAGGCGGAGCCAGTGAAGTAATGTCTCTTGGAATCTATGGATGGTTCTTCGAGGAACTTATCGGAAAACAGGGACTTAACTATGCAAATAATGGAAATGGACGAGATAAGACAGCAACAGCAGTTGAGTTTGATAAAAACGGTGCAGCCAAAAATATTCTGACTGAGTGGCAGAAATTAAATAAAGATGGATATGCACCGATCGTAGGAAAAGGCGGGGACGCAGGACTTGCAGATTTCTCAGCAGGAAAATCAGCAATTACACTGGGATCTACAGCATCCTTAAAGCAGATTCTTCAGGATGTGAATGGTAAATTCAATGTTGGAACAGCATACTTCCCTAAGGTAAAAGAAAGTGATAAAGGCGGCGTGTCTATCGGTGGTGCATCTTTGTGGGCTCTGGACAATAAAGATCCAAAGAAACTCCGTGCAACATGGGAATTCGTAAAATTCCTGATCTCTCCAGAGTCTCAGGCATACTGGAATGCACAGACAGGTTATTTTCCAGTTACAACAAAGTCACAGGACGAGCAGACATTTAAAGACAACATTGCACAGTATCCACAGTTCCAGACAGCGATCGATCAGCTGCATGATTCTTCACCGAAGTATTGCGGAGCGTTGTTGAGCGTATTCCCAGAGGCAAGAGCAACGGTAGAATCTGAAATTGAAAGTATGCTGAATGGAAAAGAAGATGTAGATACAGCGGTACAGAAAATGTCAGATACGATTAACAAATCCATCAAAGACTATAACACTGTAAATAATTAG
- a CDS encoding beta-propeller domain-containing protein, with translation MKRENEYEKTGYKKETGSEEYQKNGKKQNEYCEQNIVDQILQMSEDTEVLNRLKPENIAKLLENKKQKKHFRPYQIGLVAAACVAVVAGTVVWQYGRMHNGVINSSGVSGSNAGSSAGNSNTENKISNSKKIRAARSYDEIYKYIKRAQDNSGIAMYARGGNEIDVQDSASTAKSTESSIAKSTAPSSTASATDTGIATTAANGNYSQTNIRQSGVDEGDIAKTDGTYLYVREDNGRTIDIVDVRNGLKKYNEITLGEEYNIQEFYVNTEQRKLIVVCQKDCTDKNSKKQVNTDNWNQSNTAAVTYNIENIQKPVKEGEVTQSGTYHSSRMADGYLYLFSEYYTGSDMVKEKPLTYVPLVNDKEMSQASICLPPVNCGTMYEVISSVDISKPDETVDNKAVLSGGGKMYVSGKNIYYYESEWQQENQTVTTLRKISYTKGKLKAVAQGKVKGYLNDTFSLDEYKGNLRLFTTNNDENLVIILDKKLDKISSIENLAKGESIYSARFMGETGYFVTYEQVDPLFSVDLSDPEKPKILGKLKIPGFSEYLHFYGEDKLLGIGMSTDEESGMSEGVKVTMFDILDRADVKEEATLVLDDLYRTNAAYDYKSVLVDAAKNRIGFSGYSQNGETYCLLTYNEKEKKFDTILKEDINGNTSQGVRGIYIEDTLYVISGNIIEAYDMNTGEKTGDIIL, from the coding sequence ATGAAGCGTGAGAATGAATATGAGAAAACCGGGTATAAAAAAGAGACAGGTTCTGAAGAGTATCAGAAAAATGGGAAAAAACAGAATGAATACTGTGAACAGAATATAGTAGACCAGATTTTACAAATGTCGGAAGATACAGAAGTTCTGAATCGTCTGAAGCCGGAAAACATAGCAAAATTATTAGAGAATAAAAAGCAAAAGAAGCATTTCCGCCCGTACCAGATCGGACTTGTAGCGGCAGCCTGTGTGGCGGTCGTGGCGGGAACTGTAGTGTGGCAGTATGGAAGGATGCATAATGGAGTGATAAATTCTTCAGGTGTGTCAGGTAGCAATGCAGGCAGCAGTGCAGGAAATAGCAATACAGAAAATAAGATCAGTAACAGTAAAAAAATCCGGGCAGCCCGAAGTTATGATGAAATCTATAAATATATCAAACGCGCACAGGATAATTCCGGCATAGCAATGTATGCAAGAGGCGGGAATGAGATCGATGTACAGGATTCTGCTTCAACAGCAAAATCAACAGAGTCTTCAATAGCAAAATCAACAGCACCTTCATCGACAGCTTCTGCAACAGATACTGGTATTGCAACAACGGCTGCAAACGGGAACTATTCACAGACCAATATCCGTCAATCCGGCGTAGACGAGGGTGACATTGCTAAAACAGATGGAACATACCTGTATGTGAGAGAAGACAATGGACGGACGATCGACATTGTAGATGTCAGGAATGGATTAAAAAAATATAACGAAATTACACTGGGAGAAGAGTATAATATCCAGGAATTTTATGTAAATACAGAACAGAGAAAATTAATTGTTGTATGTCAGAAAGACTGCACGGATAAGAATAGTAAGAAGCAGGTGAACACAGATAACTGGAATCAATCGAATACAGCAGCGGTTACTTATAATATAGAAAATATACAAAAGCCGGTCAAAGAAGGCGAAGTCACACAGAGTGGCACTTATCATTCTTCCCGTATGGCGGATGGGTATCTGTATCTGTTCAGTGAATATTATACAGGCAGTGATATGGTAAAAGAGAAACCGCTAACTTATGTACCGCTTGTGAATGATAAAGAGATGAGCCAGGCCAGCATCTGTCTGCCGCCGGTGAACTGCGGAACGATGTACGAAGTAATCAGCTCTGTGGATATCAGTAAACCGGATGAGACAGTAGATAATAAAGCAGTTCTTTCTGGGGGAGGGAAGATGTATGTCAGCGGAAAGAACATTTATTATTACGAATCAGAATGGCAGCAGGAGAATCAGACTGTAACAACCCTTAGAAAGATTTCTTATACGAAAGGGAAACTAAAGGCTGTAGCGCAGGGAAAAGTAAAAGGATACCTGAATGATACCTTTTCTCTGGATGAATACAAAGGGAATCTGAGATTATTTACAACCAATAATGATGAAAATCTGGTAATAATCTTGGATAAAAAATTAGACAAAATCAGTTCTATTGAGAATCTGGCGAAAGGAGAGTCCATCTATTCCGCAAGATTCATGGGAGAGACCGGATATTTTGTGACATACGAGCAGGTAGATCCGTTATTCAGCGTAGACCTGTCTGATCCAGAAAAACCTAAGATTCTCGGTAAGTTAAAGATTCCGGGATTCTCGGAATACCTGCATTTTTACGGAGAGGATAAATTGCTTGGAATCGGTATGTCAACAGATGAAGAATCTGGCATGTCAGAAGGTGTGAAAGTTACCATGTTTGATATTTTAGACCGCGCAGATGTCAAAGAAGAAGCCACACTTGTTCTGGATGATCTTTATAGAACAAATGCAGCATACGATTACAAATCAGTTCTTGTCGATGCGGCCAAAAACCGAATCGGATTCTCTGGTTACAGCCAGAATGGAGAAACATACTGCCTGCTGACCTATAACGAAAAAGAAAAGAAATTCGACACAATTCTAAAAGAAGACATCAATGGAAATACTTCGCAGGGTGTCCGTGGAATATATATAGAAGATACACTGTATGTGATCAGTGGAAATATTATTGAAGCTTATGATATGAATACAGGGGAGAAAACCGGGGATATCATATTGTAA